The following coding sequences lie in one Leptospira neocaledonica genomic window:
- a CDS encoding TonB-dependent receptor domain-containing protein: protein MKLKKILTLFLITLVSVPTWGQGVGKIRGKIVDGDNGEAVFGATIVVRSIKKFAKTDFDGAYDLELPIGTHEVEFQMLGYSPQKRSVNVTAGKPQVVNITFGLQTLETVDVKGRALNDAEAALLALQKKSSAVSDGISKEAIKKSPDSSAGEVVRRVTGITLVGGKFVFVRGLGERYSNTELNDTLVPSTEPDKRVVALDIFPSGVLKNVRIIKTFIPELPAEFSGGLVKIETQEYPEEKQLSVSVGAGGNYNTTGHKFLNMNQGNMLGGVNSNQTNPLADSGNKGLVFEPGSIFGGIPPEVTQTGPVLFNQKWTPNSGPAPFDKNFSLNYGDTFKIGSTSRLGILVGTTYNRNYRFREESSRTYQASQISELTPAGTRLIQQQKQDADLYIEERNWGNNLNLAYEITKGQQIFMKTLFSQQGESVVRDSVGQDNINSADFKSLTTQYTSSRVFHNTFGGDHALNWFGDRAHKFDWRINFAQAVREQPDLQQQVWRKSFSDPNPLNYTRLGNNPDASRFFSDSVDNSRTAKFNYEIPFDQWSGLKSTFKLGSYTLDREKNFRFHEYGQKTNFPIPALEYYPVPGEIYSNPLLFQQNTYTFSERQVESNAYDAFQRLQAYYSQVELPILPKLKVLFGARYEDSYQKVRTFVTRDVNNPLFTLDYGCGVRSEDVRLALVKNNACDPTNNGIGELRTKDTLPSFNLNWEFKDNQILRVAATQTLTRPDLRELSPFGFTPYFGANRVFGNSDLRRSYIHNYDVRYEYYLSSSDYIGIGAFFKQISSPIEMIGQPVAGSISQRFTYVNAEQGTIRGVELDFRKEITDRIRFETNMFFIQSRVDVIPWEQYIAAKMGVLDPLSKAAAYNPTNLSRPLQGQSPFVFNIKLDFHLDEKKRHNLGFYYNYFGDRLYSVGANGLPDAYERAVGLTDVVFTTKRGDHLEFKVSAQNIFDTRYRVYQKNELTGEKELFLSYRTGVSYSFQATYKL, encoded by the coding sequence ATGAAACTTAAAAAAATACTAACACTTTTTCTGATCACTCTTGTTTCAGTTCCAACTTGGGGGCAAGGGGTAGGAAAAATCCGGGGTAAAATCGTAGATGGAGACAATGGAGAAGCCGTATTCGGTGCAACCATTGTGGTTCGTTCCATAAAAAAATTCGCTAAAACGGATTTTGACGGAGCTTATGACTTAGAACTTCCAATTGGAACTCACGAAGTTGAATTCCAAATGTTAGGATATTCTCCTCAAAAAAGATCGGTCAATGTTACGGCAGGAAAGCCTCAAGTCGTAAATATCACCTTCGGACTACAAACATTAGAAACTGTTGATGTTAAAGGACGAGCTTTGAACGATGCAGAAGCTGCCCTACTCGCTTTGCAGAAAAAATCTTCGGCGGTTTCGGACGGAATTTCAAAAGAAGCCATTAAAAAGAGCCCCGACTCTTCTGCAGGCGAAGTAGTTCGAAGAGTTACTGGTATCACTTTAGTCGGCGGTAAATTCGTATTCGTAAGAGGTTTAGGAGAACGTTATTCTAATACGGAATTGAATGATACTTTAGTGCCTTCTACAGAACCGGACAAAAGGGTTGTTGCTCTGGATATCTTTCCTTCTGGAGTTCTAAAGAACGTCAGAATTATCAAAACCTTCATACCAGAACTTCCTGCGGAATTCTCGGGGGGATTAGTAAAAATTGAAACCCAGGAATATCCGGAGGAGAAACAATTAAGTGTCTCTGTCGGAGCAGGTGGAAACTATAATACTACCGGGCATAAATTCTTGAACATGAATCAAGGAAATATGTTAGGAGGGGTCAATTCCAACCAAACTAATCCATTAGCAGACTCAGGAAATAAAGGTTTGGTATTCGAGCCTGGAAGTATATTCGGAGGAATTCCTCCAGAAGTAACTCAAACTGGTCCGGTTTTATTCAATCAGAAATGGACTCCTAACTCAGGCCCTGCACCTTTCGATAAGAATTTCTCCTTAAATTATGGAGATACATTTAAAATTGGCAGCACTTCAAGGCTAGGAATTTTAGTAGGAACTACTTATAATAGAAACTATAGATTCAGAGAAGAAAGTTCAAGGACCTACCAAGCAAGCCAGATTTCCGAACTTACCCCTGCAGGGACTAGGTTGATCCAACAACAAAAGCAGGACGCGGATCTTTATATCGAAGAAAGAAACTGGGGAAACAACCTGAACTTGGCTTATGAAATTACCAAAGGCCAACAGATTTTTATGAAAACACTATTCTCTCAACAAGGAGAAAGTGTTGTTAGGGACTCTGTCGGTCAGGATAATATCAACTCGGCTGATTTTAAATCTTTGACCACACAATACACTAGTAGTCGTGTTTTTCACAATACCTTTGGTGGAGACCATGCTTTAAATTGGTTCGGAGATAGAGCCCACAAATTCGATTGGAGAATAAATTTTGCTCAAGCTGTAAGAGAACAACCTGACCTGCAACAACAGGTTTGGCGAAAATCTTTTTCAGATCCGAATCCACTGAACTATACTCGTTTAGGAAACAACCCAGATGCTTCCAGGTTCTTTTCCGACTCTGTTGATAATAGCCGCACCGCTAAATTTAATTATGAAATTCCCTTCGACCAATGGAGTGGTTTAAAATCTACTTTCAAACTCGGAAGTTACACCCTAGATAGGGAAAAGAACTTTAGGTTTCATGAATATGGCCAAAAGACCAATTTCCCGATTCCTGCTTTGGAATATTATCCGGTTCCGGGTGAAATTTATTCAAATCCACTTCTCTTTCAACAGAACACATATACCTTCTCGGAAAGACAGGTAGAATCAAATGCTTACGACGCATTCCAAAGATTGCAAGCTTACTATTCGCAAGTTGAACTACCAATACTTCCTAAATTGAAAGTTCTATTCGGAGCTCGTTACGAAGATAGTTATCAAAAGGTAAGAACTTTCGTAACAAGAGATGTGAATAATCCGCTATTCACACTTGATTATGGATGTGGTGTTCGAAGCGAAGACGTACGTTTAGCTTTAGTAAAAAACAACGCCTGCGATCCGACAAATAACGGTATAGGTGAATTAAGAACGAAAGATACTTTACCTTCCTTCAATCTAAACTGGGAATTTAAAGATAACCAAATACTTAGAGTTGCAGCAACCCAGACGTTAACACGTCCAGATTTGCGTGAATTGTCTCCTTTCGGATTCACTCCGTACTTCGGAGCAAACCGTGTTTTCGGTAATTCAGATTTGAGAAGATCTTATATTCACAATTATGATGTTCGTTATGAATATTATTTAAGTTCATCTGATTATATAGGGATTGGGGCCTTCTTCAAACAGATATCCAGTCCGATCGAGATGATTGGACAACCTGTTGCAGGAAGTATCAGTCAACGATTTACCTATGTAAACGCGGAACAAGGAACAATCCGAGGTGTAGAACTCGACTTTAGAAAAGAAATAACCGACCGTATTCGTTTTGAAACGAATATGTTCTTTATTCAATCAAGAGTAGACGTGATTCCTTGGGAACAATATATCGCTGCGAAAATGGGGGTATTGGATCCATTATCAAAGGCGGCAGCCTATAACCCTACAAATCTATCTCGTCCATTACAAGGGCAATCCCCATTTGTATTTAACATCAAATTGGATTTCCATTTGGATGAAAAGAAGAGGCATAACTTAGGTTTTTACTATAACTACTTTGGAGATAGACTCTATTCAGTAGGAGCAAACGGGCTACCGGATGCTTACGAAAGAGCTGTTGGTTTAACTGACGTAGTTTTCACAACAAAACGGGGAGACCATCTCGAATTCAAAGTTTCTGCTCAGAATATTTTCGATACCCGTTATAGAGTGTATCAGAAAAACGAGCTGACTGGAGAGAAGGAGCTATTCCTTTCTTATAGGACCGGGGTGAGTTACTCTTTCCAAGCTACATATAAGCTGTAA
- a CDS encoding MotA/TolQ/ExbB proton channel family protein: MHNRYTNLSLRQWIAIALVGGFVLTATLPTFSQDAAPTDANKTEQTTAPAEQPAPVEKSGTWGFVDLFNKGGWTMYPLALSSIIALAIIFERIYFLTTSKLLPKGFNIDLGEKVDEKGFDGAKEFIEANPSYKISDILKNGIDVSAGNAEIFAKGIEREAAEVIVVLERGLVILAAVSTIAPLIGFLGTVSGMINAFDAIANADQVNAKVVAGGIKEALITTAAGLIIAIPAMTFHQYLTSRIDGFTSEVEEAANRIYKEFLKRNARA; the protein is encoded by the coding sequence ATGCATAATCGATATACTAATCTCTCTCTACGCCAATGGATCGCCATTGCACTTGTAGGAGGATTTGTTCTAACTGCAACTTTACCTACTTTTTCTCAAGATGCTGCGCCTACCGACGCAAATAAAACCGAACAAACTACTGCGCCTGCAGAACAACCAGCTCCGGTTGAAAAAAGCGGAACCTGGGGATTTGTGGACCTATTCAATAAGGGTGGATGGACCATGTATCCATTGGCTCTTTCTTCTATAATCGCTCTTGCGATTATTTTCGAAAGGATCTACTTCCTTACTACTTCCAAACTTCTTCCTAAAGGATTTAATATCGATTTAGGGGAGAAGGTAGATGAAAAAGGTTTTGATGGAGCAAAAGAATTCATCGAAGCAAATCCTTCTTATAAAATTTCCGATATTTTGAAGAATGGAATCGATGTTTCAGCTGGGAACGCTGAAATTTTTGCGAAAGGAATCGAGAGAGAGGCTGCGGAAGTGATCGTGGTTCTTGAAAGAGGTCTCGTAATCTTAGCGGCTGTTTCGACTATCGCTCCGTTGATCGGGTTCTTGGGAACTGTTTCCGGTATGATTAATGCATTCGATGCGATCGCAAATGCGGATCAAGTGAACGCAAAAGTGGTAGCAGGTGGTATTAAGGAAGCACTTATCACAACTGCGGCGGGCTTGATCATCGCAATTCCTGCAATGACTTTCCACCAATATCTGACTTCCAGAATTGACGGATTTACTTCCGAAGTGGAAGAAGCTGCAAACAGAATTTATAAAGAATTCCTGAAACGTAACGCAAGAGCTTAA
- a CDS encoding ExbD/TolR family protein: MIQLKKKRGLEEISASSMSDIAFLLLVFFMVTAVFFVKEGLNIQLPRKNSNPTLVLRENIYEILVAGETIKMRNKVLGTRDYKDLAEFRKDLNDLEIPNLEEKVALIKTTGETKYGNMLDALSAVQLRGFKQVSVKRLK; encoded by the coding sequence ATGATTCAGCTTAAGAAAAAAAGAGGTTTGGAAGAAATTTCAGCCTCTTCCATGTCCGATATAGCGTTTCTTCTTCTCGTATTCTTTATGGTGACCGCGGTGTTTTTCGTGAAAGAAGGTTTAAATATCCAACTTCCCCGCAAAAACTCCAATCCTACCTTAGTTTTACGCGAGAATATCTACGAGATATTGGTGGCTGGCGAAACGATCAAGATGAGGAATAAAGTCCTCGGCACTCGTGATTACAAGGATCTGGCAGAATTCAGAAAAGATCTGAACGATCTGGAGATCCCGAACCTCGAGGAAAAAGTCGCTCTGATCAAAACGACCGGCGAAACGAAGTACGGAAATATGTTAGATGCTCTTTCTGCTGTGCAGTTAAGAGGTTTTAAACAAGTCTCCGTAAAAAGATTAAAATAA